From Aquabacter sp. L1I39, the proteins below share one genomic window:
- a CDS encoding L,D-transpeptidase: MAMAQSTPVPPGAIQGRTMDIGDQPGVVAPADDEVEIDPVYRRQPVYFRTTEPAGTIIISTNDRFLYLVEGNNRALRYGIGVGRDGFTWQGLVTVVRKAEWPDWTPPAEMIQRQPYLPRFMAGGPGNPMGARALYLGGTVYRIHGTNQPQTIGYAVSSGCFRLVNSEIIDLYSRVPVGTKVIVRQAVSL; the protein is encoded by the coding sequence ATGGCGATGGCTCAGTCCACGCCCGTCCCTCCCGGTGCCATCCAGGGCCGCACCATGGATATTGGCGACCAGCCCGGCGTCGTGGCGCCGGCCGATGACGAGGTGGAGATCGACCCCGTCTATCGCCGCCAGCCGGTCTATTTCCGTACAACGGAGCCGGCGGGGACCATCATCATCTCCACCAATGACCGCTTCCTCTATCTGGTGGAAGGCAACAACCGTGCGCTGCGCTACGGCATCGGTGTCGGCCGTGACGGCTTCACCTGGCAGGGCCTCGTGACCGTGGTGCGCAAGGCCGAGTGGCCGGACTGGACCCCGCCCGCGGAGATGATCCAGCGCCAGCCCTATCTGCCGCGCTTCATGGCTGGCGGGCCGGGCAACCCCATGGGCGCCCGCGCGCTCTATCTGGGCGGCACGGTCTACCGCATCCACGGCACCAACCAGCCCCAGACCATCGGCTATGCGGTGTCGTCCGGCTGCTTCCGGCTGGTCAACAGCGAGATCATCGACCTTTACAGCCGCGTCCCCGTGGGCACGAAGGTGATCGTGCGCCAGGCCGTCTCGCTCTGA
- a CDS encoding amino acid ABC transporter substrate-binding protein, with translation MKTLLTLLAGAAVVLGAQAADAQTLKAVKDRGELVCGVSRGLTGFSSPDASGKWTGFDVDFCRAVAAAVLNDPNKVKYVPLSADERFTALQSGAVDLLSRNSTWTLEREGKLNLLFGAITYYDGQGFMVPASRNINSALELDGSKVCVQSGTTAAGYTEDYFKTNNMKLELVTVPNSDEMVKAYEDGRCNTLSTDVSQLFALRLVTKKPAGHIVLPDVISKEPLGPVVRQGDDQWFNVVKWTHFAMLDAEELGVNSGNIDEALKSQKPDVRRLVGNDGNYGEQIGLTKDFVVRIVNAVGNYGQVFERNVGGDSKLGIPRGLNQLWSAGGIQYAPPVR, from the coding sequence ATGAAGACCCTCCTGACCCTGCTGGCCGGAGCGGCCGTGGTGCTCGGCGCGCAAGCCGCCGACGCCCAGACCCTCAAGGCGGTCAAGGATCGCGGCGAGCTGGTCTGCGGCGTGAGCCGCGGCCTGACCGGCTTCTCCAGTCCCGATGCCTCCGGCAAGTGGACCGGCTTCGACGTGGACTTCTGCCGCGCGGTGGCGGCGGCGGTGCTGAACGACCCCAACAAGGTCAAATATGTGCCGCTGAGCGCCGACGAGCGCTTCACCGCCCTCCAGTCCGGCGCGGTGGACCTGCTGTCGCGCAACTCCACCTGGACGCTGGAGCGCGAAGGCAAGCTGAACCTCCTGTTCGGCGCCATCACCTATTATGACGGCCAGGGCTTCATGGTTCCGGCCTCGCGCAACATCAATTCGGCCCTGGAGCTGGACGGCTCGAAGGTGTGCGTGCAGAGCGGCACCACCGCCGCCGGCTACACGGAAGACTACTTCAAGACCAACAACATGAAGCTGGAGCTGGTCACCGTCCCCAATTCGGACGAGATGGTGAAGGCCTATGAGGACGGCCGCTGCAACACGCTGTCCACCGACGTGTCGCAATTGTTCGCGCTGCGCCTCGTGACCAAGAAGCCCGCCGGCCACATCGTCCTTCCCGACGTCATCTCCAAGGAGCCGCTGGGCCCCGTGGTGCGCCAGGGCGATGACCAGTGGTTCAACGTGGTCAAGTGGACCCACTTCGCGATGCTGGACGCCGAGGAACTGGGCGTGAATTCCGGCAATATCGACGAGGCGCTCAAGTCCCAGAAGCCGGATGTGCGCCGCCTTGTGGGCAATGACGGCAATTATGGCGAGCAGATCGGCCTGACCAAGGACTTCGTGGTGCGCATCGTCAATGCGGTGGGCAATTATGGCCAGGTGTTCGAGCGCAATGTGGGTGGCGATTCCAAGCTCGGAATTCCCCGCGGCCTGAACCAGCTCTGGAGCGCCGGCGGCATCCAGTACGCCCCGCCGGTGCGCTGA
- a CDS encoding MBL fold metallo-hydrolase — MTLLSRRSVLAAAAAGAAGLTTGALSAFSAFAAAPQASTQWPSAYRYKVGDIEVTAISDGARTMPLSDTFVRNEPRDKVNEALRAAYLPENQVTIPFTVLLVNTGSKLYLIDSGNGPAQGTVGLLGGTLTALGIDPKSIDAVVISHFHGDHINGLLNAQGTPTYPNAQVLVPEAEWAFWMDDGQMGRAPDGLKGAFQNVRRVFTPFAGKVDKYGWDKEVMPGLTSVGTPGHTPGHTSFQLASGNGRLFVQSDVTNIPALFLRNPTWQVMFDMDGAKAQETRRKVYDMVSAERMLVAGYHFPFPAALYVEKDGARFDSVPAAWSPVL, encoded by the coding sequence ATGACCCTCCTGTCCCGCCGCTCCGTACTGGCCGCCGCCGCGGCCGGCGCCGCCGGCCTCACCACTGGCGCCTTATCTGCCTTTTCCGCCTTCGCCGCCGCCCCCCAGGCCAGCACCCAGTGGCCGAGCGCCTATCGCTACAAGGTGGGCGACATCGAGGTGACGGCCATCAGCGACGGCGCCCGCACCATGCCCCTGTCGGACACGTTCGTGCGCAACGAGCCGCGCGACAAGGTGAACGAGGCGCTGCGCGCCGCCTATCTGCCGGAAAACCAGGTCACCATTCCCTTCACGGTGCTGCTGGTGAATACGGGCTCCAAGCTCTATCTCATCGACAGCGGCAACGGCCCGGCCCAGGGCACGGTGGGGCTACTCGGCGGCACGCTCACCGCGCTGGGCATCGACCCCAAGTCCATCGACGCGGTGGTGATCTCCCATTTCCATGGCGACCACATCAATGGCCTCCTGAACGCCCAGGGCACCCCCACCTATCCCAACGCCCAGGTGCTGGTTCCGGAAGCCGAATGGGCCTTCTGGATGGATGACGGCCAGATGGGCCGCGCGCCGGACGGCCTCAAGGGCGCGTTCCAGAATGTGCGCCGGGTCTTCACCCCGTTCGCCGGCAAGGTGGACAAATATGGCTGGGACAAGGAGGTCATGCCGGGCCTGACCAGCGTCGGCACCCCCGGCCACACGCCGGGCCACACCTCGTTCCAGCTCGCCTCGGGCAATGGGCGGCTGTTCGTGCAGTCGGACGTGACCAACATCCCCGCTCTGTTCCTGCGCAATCCCACCTGGCAGGTCATGTTCGACATGGACGGCGCCAAGGCGCAGGAGACCCGCCGCAAGGTCTATGACATGGTCTCGGCCGAGCGGATGCTGGTGGCCGGCTATCATTTCCCCTTCCCCGCCGCCCTCTATGTGGAGAAGGACGGCGCCCGCTTCGATTCCGTGCCCGCCGCCTGGAGCCCTGTGCTCTGA
- a CDS encoding autotransporter family protein, with protein MTQRDKAWRARKARQAGAGRRRLSKAALGALLILGAGTSAARAQSQWDAIISNSYWYVPVPNMLAYGTSGTSFANPFAVGDQTLWALGTSTNGVFTGSSSATLAVGPFVTPSSMTIQGTVTDSGQITMLFNNGAGLTTVGLGVMQQEGGVTTMEMQMITGDTMMVTHWAYMTPYDPASFTPPAAQVVPAVASPQWAWTQGTPWRLVSPSLLGTTAAANIVITHYSGGYFWGKGVAPGGGTFTFIGSMTPQGKVLLSTVPTSNPVITNLYGEIEGDSLSAQMQLGVYDSSGTYTGQAALVTLVQPYVTTAAVLNPAATGAALALYRVAGTADGLVGPLAPAISILNALEGQALATALGQTLPALAGNASRATYDTQRPLQQIVANRIAMRTDVPSGKAGWAQPFGALASQATQAGYSGYTASGGGFVAGVDGALNDQVTLGGWFAYSYAGLTGNAVGAPSSLDVSSYALGLYGSTRLAPGLSLDLTLDGAFNDSSESRYVGLAPGTASADYTGTTFHAGAGLRQDIQVSPGLRLTPTVRLDYATVHSPAYVESGAGALSLSVAAQTYQELMVTAGLRADYRLSEPLRLTGYAGVGYNMLDTQTQVSASFLGGGPSFTTYGADLSPWLFSGGIGLLGTRLLGTGMGGLDLGLNYDLQASPSGFVNQTGSLSLKLKL; from the coding sequence ATGACGCAGCGGGACAAGGCGTGGCGGGCGCGCAAGGCGAGGCAGGCGGGCGCGGGGCGCCGGCGACTTTCGAAAGCCGCATTGGGCGCGCTTCTCATCCTTGGCGCGGGCACGTCTGCGGCGCGGGCGCAGTCGCAGTGGGATGCCATCATCTCCAACAGCTACTGGTATGTGCCTGTCCCCAACATGCTGGCCTATGGCACGTCCGGCACCTCGTTCGCCAACCCGTTCGCGGTGGGGGACCAGACGCTTTGGGCGCTGGGCACCTCTACCAATGGCGTTTTCACGGGCAGCAGCTCCGCCACGCTTGCCGTCGGGCCGTTCGTGACGCCGTCTTCCATGACCATCCAGGGAACGGTCACCGATTCCGGCCAGATCACCATGCTGTTCAATAACGGCGCGGGCCTCACCACGGTGGGCCTCGGGGTCATGCAGCAGGAGGGCGGCGTGACCACCATGGAAATGCAGATGATCACCGGGGACACCATGATGGTGACCCACTGGGCCTATATGACGCCCTATGATCCCGCCAGCTTCACACCGCCGGCGGCGCAGGTGGTGCCGGCTGTCGCCTCGCCCCAGTGGGCGTGGACCCAGGGCACGCCTTGGCGCCTGGTGAGCCCGAGCCTGCTCGGGACCACGGCAGCGGCGAACATCGTCATCACCCATTATTCGGGCGGCTATTTTTGGGGAAAGGGCGTGGCGCCCGGCGGCGGCACCTTCACCTTCATCGGCTCCATGACCCCGCAGGGCAAGGTGCTGCTGTCCACCGTGCCAACCTCGAACCCGGTGATCACCAACCTCTATGGCGAGATCGAAGGCGATTCGCTCTCCGCCCAGATGCAGCTTGGCGTCTATGATTCCAGCGGCACCTATACGGGCCAGGCGGCCCTCGTCACCTTGGTCCAGCCCTATGTGACCACGGCCGCGGTGCTGAATCCTGCGGCAACCGGCGCAGCTTTGGCGCTCTATCGGGTGGCGGGCACGGCGGACGGGCTCGTGGGCCCTCTGGCTCCCGCCATCTCCATCCTCAACGCCCTGGAGGGGCAGGCCTTGGCGACGGCTCTGGGCCAGACCTTGCCGGCGCTCGCCGGCAATGCCTCCCGCGCCACCTACGACACCCAGCGCCCGCTCCAGCAGATCGTCGCCAATCGGATCGCCATGCGGACGGACGTGCCCTCCGGCAAGGCCGGCTGGGCGCAGCCCTTCGGGGCGCTCGCCAGTCAGGCCACCCAGGCGGGCTATTCCGGTTACACGGCCTCGGGCGGGGGCTTCGTGGCCGGGGTGGATGGCGCCCTGAACGACCAGGTGACGCTGGGCGGCTGGTTTGCCTATTCTTATGCTGGCCTCACGGGGAATGCGGTGGGCGCGCCCAGTTCCCTCGATGTGTCCAGCTATGCGCTGGGCCTTTATGGCAGCACCCGCCTCGCGCCCGGCTTGTCCTTGGACCTCACCCTCGACGGCGCCTTCAACGACAGCTCCGAGAGCCGCTATGTGGGCCTCGCGCCGGGCACGGCCAGCGCGGATTATACGGGCACCACTTTCCATGCAGGCGCAGGGCTGCGGCAGGACATCCAGGTTTCGCCGGGCCTGCGCCTGACGCCCACGGTGCGGCTCGACTATGCCACCGTCCATTCGCCGGCCTATGTGGAAAGCGGCGCCGGGGCACTCAGCCTCTCGGTGGCAGCGCAGACCTACCAGGAACTGATGGTCACGGCGGGTCTGCGCGCGGATTATCGCCTCTCCGAGCCATTGCGCCTCACTGGCTATGCGGGGGTCGGCTACAACATGCTGGATACGCAGACGCAGGTGAGCGCGTCTTTCCTCGGCGGGGGGCCGAGCTTCACCACTTATGGGGCGGATCTCTCACCCTGGCTGTTCTCGGGCGGCATCGGCCTTTTGGGAACGCGCCTTTTGGGAACGGGCATGGGGGGGCTCGATCTCGGCCTGAATTACGACCTGCAGGCGAGCCCGTCCGGCTTCGTCAACCAGACGGGCTCGCTCAGCCTCAAGCTCAAACTTTAG
- the cutA gene encoding divalent-cation tolerance protein CutA has product MDLKIVYSTFPSVATAEAAARHLVAQRLAACGNILPGLISFYEWEGALERAEEVVLLLKTRAGQLAPLMDALRALHPYEVPAILSLDVEAADAPFAGWVRAQTVDAAKD; this is encoded by the coding sequence ATGGACCTGAAGATCGTCTATTCCACCTTCCCTTCCGTCGCCACGGCCGAGGCGGCTGCCCGGCACCTGGTGGCGCAGCGCCTCGCCGCGTGCGGCAACATCCTGCCGGGGCTGATCTCCTTCTATGAATGGGAGGGCGCGTTGGAACGGGCCGAGGAGGTGGTGCTCCTCCTGAAGACCCGCGCCGGCCAGCTGGCGCCACTGATGGACGCCTTGCGTGCGCTCCATCCCTACGAGGTGCCGGCCATCCTTTCGCTTGACGTGGAGGCGGCGGATGCGCCCTTCGCCGGTTGGGTGCGGGCGCAAACGGTAGATGCGGCAAAAGATTAG